A segment of the Elaeis guineensis isolate ETL-2024a chromosome 6, EG11, whole genome shotgun sequence genome:
accaacttcaaccacagcATCTATAATGGCTATGCTGGCGATATTTGGAGCTTCCTCCGTCGGGACCATCACCTACATAGGCCCCAAGCGCATCAACAACAACCTCAATCACAGCATCCACAATAGCTACATGGGCGATATTTGGGTGGTGGTTGGGGTGGATGGTAGGTGGGAGATTTATATGTTTGACTTTGGGGAATAATTTAGGGTTTAGACAACCAAactttgttttctatttttgattttatgatgTTCGGATTGAGAGTGCCTGGGATAGAAATAGACGGTTAAAATAAGATAATGTCATAGATAGCTGCTTTTGGAATGAAAAATATGGAATACAAAATGGCTTCTaatcataattttgaataatgatattttaatataatagtgATTATTATAATTAACATTAACATAACAAAAGTTACATATTAAtagttttagtttttttttttaataatgtaAACAATATATAGGTGATAAGTCTGATGGCTATTTTAATGTAACCTATAGTATGAGAATAACCATGGCTATCTGAtccttttgataaaaaaaaaaataaaaaataaaaatccattctagcctttaaaaataattttgttcttggtataattaaataattgattatgattcaTCATTTTCTAATATTTTCGATAATAATTGCCTATGGTGATTATCATGACATCCATTCTTTTGTTTAGAAATAAAACATATTTTGGTTAAAAACTGGTAGGATATCATACGGCAATTCTATACATGCACATACATCTTTATATGTGATGATCTACGATGACATGAAATATGATGATCTTAATAAgtattatctaattttataacctaagttggatgataatatatttttattataatattagatTTATAAATAATTGAGATGTCATTTGATATGTTAAGAATGATGAAAAAACGCATCCTATGGCATGGGGCTATAAACTAATATTTATCAAATTATGTAAACAACAGAAGTCAATTTGGAGGATAACTTGCATTTGTATTACTTCCAACGACCATCACATGCCATGCGACCCACAAATTGTTAACATCGGCAGGCAAACATATTTGTTTACAGTCTATCGCGAAAGATGATGCAAAAGAGAAGGTTAGGTGCCCAGAATGATGCAATGCCTAAGATCTATCTAGCAATCACTATGCAGATAGATGGAAACATTTAACCCAACACTCTTAAAATGGATGATTGAGACTTTGTCCGCAATCACCACTCAATACAAGAGATGACACTAATCCCACTTTCCTATTATATATAATGACAATGCTTTTCAACTAAATCACATTCAGTTATCTGTTTAATGTGATCAGGGACACAAGATGGAACGGTGTGACCTTCCACCAAGTAGAGTAGTTAGACGAGTGAAAGAAGCCAAGTCAAAATTTGGGCCCTTAGGGCATTGTTTTGACTGCTTGGTTTGAGTTTGATACATAATTACCTATGCAGGTTCGGGTCTGACTCTGAAGTCACTTAAGGAGGTGTTTGATTAGGGAGAATAGAGGTCaggaatgagaatcgaaatgagtgactcccattccagCCATTTGGTTGGAGAGAGTCCCATTTCGATTCCAATTCTCGGATAAAATGAAAATAACGTAATTTATCTAAAGCTCAATCCCTCTCTctcctatggattcaaattttcattttgattctgatttcaaGTTTAATTCTAATCATGAATCAAATATTTCAGAGAATTTGATCATTCTGATTCCTATTTCAATCCATTCTGATTTccattccaattttgattttaGTCGCAAACCAAGTACCCCTTAAATGTATTGGTTCAGCTAtttccaaaaataaaaaagatagcaTAAGTAAATCGGTTTCATAAACTACTGCTTGCCATGCATGAGTGTTTTAAGAAATAACAAAAAATTATAGGTAATGAACTACACAGCAAAGGATTAGTTTTTCTTAAACATTTTTCACAGTCGAAAATCTCATGAAGGCATAATTTGTGTCCACATCTTTCACATGCTTTTTTTGGAGACTTTACTGTTAGGATTTTGGCATCTTGAATTTGATCCATAGCAACAAAAATCTAGATACAGAGAAGCCCAGCTCAAACAACATTTCACGAGGAGCCTGGAGATGCGGCCCACAGATGTGCAAAGTCTATAGGCGTGGCCCACAGGCATGCAAGGCTCGCTGCACCGTATGGCCCAGCACGGCTCAGGCGCAGGCATACAGCCCAGGTGggtgtttgggtgcacggcctacgATGCACACGCGTCCACACAACACCCACACGGCATGCCCTGCACGCGGGAGTTGGTGTCGTCCACGATGGATCGCATGGGATGGCACGGTCCACGCAGGCATCATGGACCAATGTGGTCCATAAGCTAAAAATTGCGGCTCAAAAAGTGGTTGTGCGCAATGCAATGGCCCAAGAAGCATCACAGCATGATCTGACGGTCCTGATCATAAGCGAGCATAATCAGGTGGGCAGGAGCATGATCGGATAGTTCAGAGAAGCATGCGGAAGCGATCGGATGGTTCAAGACATTTGTGGAGTTTGATCAGGGCTATGACTTCGATCTGGAATAGGTTTTGGTCCTATAAAAGAGGTCTGAGAGGCCGTGGAGCAGGAGACGAGTAGCTTGGCATGAGCAGCTGTGGCTTGAGCATCAACACCAACCGTTAGTATCCTGAAACAGTCGTGGGAGATGCCATGAGAGCAAGGACAGAGGCTAAGATTTGATGTAGCGGCTTAGATCATAGGAAGCATCTAAGGGTATCAAGGATCCTAGCTTGGCAAGCTTGTAAGAGGATCTCCTTGGgagattttgtgagagcttttgtaaaGGTGAGTGCTTCTTATCGAGAGAGGTTTGTGTATGAGAATTGAGAGTGTGAGATCTCCTTTTGTACTTGTTATTTTCTCTCATAGTAAAACTTGCGTGCCCCATAGAAGTAGACCTTAGTCTaatctatatatttaattatatttcttttattttttctttctttctgctgtaaTAAATAGTACCAGATCTtcaacaattagtatcagagtcaGATGGTACCAGAGTGCCAGATTGCGGTGGTATTGAtcgagattgaagaagatggagaagacagacacaatcaagatggagatcaatcacGAAAGGTTAAtcaatgctctcttgtgcaaAGAGGAGCCGTCTATGATAGAAGATGTCGGTGGGAGCCTAGTGTGAGGTAGAGCTCTAGGTGAAGATGAATCAAGCACAAGACAGGAGACTTGGGAGGATAATAAGCGACGTCATCAAAAGGCTACCCCAAGTAAGTCTCAGGTCATGCAGGATGGAGATGGGTTCCAGtggtctggctcgactctcatatttgtccatcGATGAGTAGCAGGCGTATGCCCCAGGGTATGAGGACGacaagatccaaaagctctcaaagtcaGGTGGAGGCCGAATGTTGAGTTGAGGTGAAGATTGTTGGAATTTTGGTGTCTCGAATTCAACTCACAGTAGTAAAAATCCAAATGCAGAAAAGTCCAGTTCGAAGAGCACGTCGTGAGAAGTCCAGAGATGTGGCCCACAGACATGGAAGGTCCGCTGCAGTGTGCGGCCCAAGCATGGGTGCGCGGCCCAATGTTGGCATGGCCCAAGTACAGGCGCACGGCCCAAGCGAGCACACGACctaggatgcgcacacacccatgCAGCGCCCACACAGTGCGCCCTGCATGCGGGAGTTGGcatggtccacggtggaccgcatGGGATGGCACAGTCCATGCGGGCACCATGGACCGACATGGTCCATAAGCTGAAAATCACAGCTCACAGAGTGGTTGTGCGCGATCCAACAACCCATGAAGCATCACAGTATGATCTGACGATTCTGATCGTGAGCGAATGTAATCGGGTGGGCAAAAGTGCTATTGGGCAGTTCAGAGAAGCATGCGAAAGTCATCAGATGGTCCAGGATATTTGTGGAGTTCGATCAGAGCTAGGATTTTGATCTGGAGTGGATTTTGGCCCTATAAAAGAGGTCTAAGAAGCCGTGGAGCAGGAGACGAACAGCTTGGCGTGAGCAGCTGCGGTAAGGCATCAACACCAGCTGTGAGTATCTTGAAACAATTGTGGGAGTGACCGTGAGAGTAGGAGCAGAGGTTGAGGCATGATGTAGTGGCTTAGATCACAGAAAGCATTTAGAGGCATCGAGGATCCTGACTTGACAGGcttgtgagagggtcttcttatgGTATTTTGTGAGAGTTTTTGTAAGGATGagtacttcttgttgagagaggtgtgtgtatgagagttgagagtatgagatctcctcttgtacttattATTTTCTTCTATAGTGAAACTTGCATGCTTCGTGAAGGCAAACTTTGGTCTAATCTATATATTTGATTgtatctcttttatttcttctttttttctactgTAATAAATTgtaccagatcttcaataatTGACTTTGAGAGCTTCCGTAtgctctttctttctttatttctttctttactAACGAGGTAAGTTGCCTAAGGGTTTGTTCACATGCATCCTTGCATCTATACTGCCATCCTTACATCTATAATGACATGCAAGTAGTAGGGGTGTAGCTTTAATGGCGAAACCCATGGAAGAGCAGAGGGATGCCTCCAAGAGAACATGGCCCGAGATTGCCTAGAAGCCCAATTTACTGAACACCGGAGACCAACTTCCTTTTGATCTCATATGCAAAGATCTTGAATGATGAGGCTTGGTGCTGTCGTTGCTATTGGTTTTGTCATTTGATTATTACTTTTTCTTCTCTATAAACCATTCCTCTGGCCCCTCCTTATCCCCTCTATGCCACTTTGCAGCCTCATGTACTCATTTGATGTTCTTATTCAATGGCATCACCATCTCCAATAAAGGATGGGCCACGGTTGCATCTTCCTTCGTATGAATGCACCGTTACATATGCAATTTACCTTCCTTCATATGAATGCACCATTGCAATTGCATCAAGCAATGGCCGTTTTGAGATTAACACAGATAAATGAATGAAGAAATTTGAAGCACTTTGAGGTCTATGCAAAATATAATCAAACGGTTGATGTTGTCAAAGGGATCAATCATTCCTTCATCCAAACGATACGATCCGGCTCCAATAGACAATAGCATATTCTAGCCAGAGAAAACATGAGAGACCGAAAAATAAGGGGCGTAGAACATCACACTTTAGCCGGGCATCATTTCATGGAATAATGTGGTTGACTTGGTCACTTGACGTGGCTGTTCTATGACGCATGTAGGTGCTTTTGTCATACACGTGCGTGCATGATTAGCGCTCCTAAAAGACGAATGCACGATACGAAGTCTTAAAGATAATGTGCAGTATATAGAGCTTGAAAAGTAGATATATGGAAGACCGCTTGATACCATTACTCCAGCTAGTCTTTCAAAAAACAAAAAGACAACGTAACTTCAGTTAGTGTGTCAGCAGGTTCgggtcgggtttgatcatatcctCGCCACTCAAAACATTTATTAGATTCAGGTCCAAAATCAAACccgatttaaattttatatctatatCAATATTGGATGCAAAAAAATGTGAGGTATCATgccaaattttgaataaaaattaggaATGACAAAATCGATCCgacccgatggatatgcatcctATCTAAATCCGATCAAATCCGAAAAATAAGATTTGACCAGGTTTGGATTCGGATTTAATAAAACCCAAAAACTATAGCACGGATATGGATAGAATATGAATAGTACTGTTTTTTACCTAAATTCGAATCCGAACCCAAACCAAACCTACGGATATGGATAATACCCGAAtctatatccgaatatatatatttataattctgttttggttgataatatgcataaaattattttgattatttatattttatgttaaaTTGTAATTCTGTTTCTacgtttgatttctataaatctgtacttataaattatgttatatgttgaattgataattttattttgattgataatatataaaattattttagttgtttattttttttaggtatgGGATAGGCATGAGACATGTATGAATTGGATATGAAAAAATGGGTTATCCGTGGATATCTTCGAACCCGTTGGATCTGGggatggatatctcttttcttatccgatcggatatcggataggatttaagtataggatattaagtttgGATTTGGAGATGGATAGTATAATATCCGATCTAAATCCTATCCATTGCCATCCTTAGTAGAAATTGGATATTCAACaagttattttttttacttaaaaaaaattattttcccaCTCGcttgtattttttaatttttttaatgtgctcaaaatactatataaatgaaccataaaaaaaaataaaaaaatataaagtttTATCTAAAGAAGAGCACCTATTCAACTATTACTTTTATTACTTAAAGGATCTATATAATCTGAAGTTATAAAGAACGAAAGATACCTGAAATAATCAAGCtctatataaatttaatttacaaCAAATATATAATAAAGCAAAAGACTACAAACGATGTAGATAAAAATATATGGGTTATGATTTCACCTTTTTCCAAGGACAAATTGATGGATACAcacaatacatatatatatatatatatatatatattatatttaaaaaatatatatatatatatatataaataagattTTAAGTATGGATTATTCAGATCCAAACTCAAATTTAATAAGAACTCGAGTCTAATTTTGGagctcaaatccaactgaatccttTATTAGATTTAGCTTTTGTATCTGAATTTTTTGTTTGGATCGTTTTCTAATCGAGTTAGCAAGTTATTAATTTTTACTGGCATCCTAACCACCACTAATGAAATATGGATTCTTTTTACCACTGCCGAATATTTGCACAGTTGATATCATCCCTTGCCACTTGAATGTCGCAACCATGAGTTTGATTTTGCTGGAAGTTATCTTTCAAGGTATAGAAAAGATAcgtgagagaaaaatatgaattagCCCCTCccaatctttttttaaaaaaaaataaatctataaaaaatattagtgTTATCATTTGAGAATCTAATTGCGAAGTGGCCTACCAAGCTTGGTTTCGCGCCGCATCCAGCTATAAAGGCACCCGCAGCAACAGCGAGCTTAAACTGCAATGCGTCGGAGAAACGCGTTCTTTTCACGCTCATCCCATCCCCTTAGGCGATAATTGATGCACCAATACCCGTCAGATCTTCATCGAACGGAGAATTTTGAGAATGAAAGCGCGGCAAATCCGTAAATTCAGGAAGAGCCAGGGGCGGCTCTCAATCTGCGTCCGCTGCTCATTTCCGCTCCCCTTTCCGCCGTCCCCATTTCCATCGGCGTCGCGAGACCGGAGCTCAGAGACGAGGAATCGAGAAGAGAGCGAGAGGAAGAGACCGAGATCAAGGTAGAGCTCGGATCCGATCGGCAATGGCGTCTCAGAGAGAGCGCGAGAACTTCGTCTACATCGCCAAGCTGGCCGAGCAAGCCGAGCGCTATGACGGTAGGGTTTCTTCACCCAATCTCGATGCCTAGGATTTCCCTCTTCGATCGGTTTTAGGGTTAGAGTTTTGATCCGAtccgtgtttttttttttctcagagaTGGTGGAATCGATGAAGAAGGTCGCGAAGCTCGACGTGGAGCTGACGGTGGAGGAGCGGAACCTGCTTTCTGTGGGCTACAAGAACGTGATCGGGGCGAGGAGGGCGTCGTGGAGGATCCTCTCCTCGATCGAGCAGAAGGAGGAGGCGAAGGGGAACGAGAACCAtgtgaagaagatcaaggagtacCGGCAGAAGGTGGAGTTGGAGCTCTCGAACATTTGCAATGATATCATGGCCGTGATCGATGAGCATCTCATTCCTTCGTCCTCCGCCGGGGAGTCCTCTGTGTTCTACTACAAGATGTGAGCCAAATCCGAGATTTTGGGGCCAAGATTTGGTGTGTTATTGGGATTTTTTTGGGGGGTTCTTAAGAAATTTATCGTTTGATTGCAGGAAGGGTGACTATTATCGGTACCTGGCGGAGTTCAAGTCCGGCGAtgagaggaaagaggcggcggaGCAGTCCCATAAGGCATATCAGGTATGTGTGGTGTGTGTGGTGTATTAGATGTCCCGTTTCCCCTTTTCTCACAGTTAGAACTTATCCAATTTTTTATAGTATTAATTGTTTACTTTTCTCTTTGCTTGCATCTTTGTTGAATAACTTTACCTTTAGTCTTAACAAGCATTATACCAAAATTTGCATTTTGGTTTCCTCTTTTTTTATCCCGTGATCCATGAACAagtatttttatgatttatttaaaGTTTATGCGGGGTAATTTGCCTTTTACATGCATCATAAAACTATGTCATGTGCATGTGGATCTCTTTAGGTTTTCTTTTGTTTATTGCAGCAGTATCGCCTAATTGAGTGATGAATGTCTTTAATTCAATGATTAAACCATACAttggttaaattttttagaaaataatccAAGTTGATTACATGCACTAACCCTTAATTCATCTTAATGCCCAAAAGTATCTCTATAGTggatattattgatttttattgTGTGAGCTGCTCGAAGAATCAAAAGTTTTGAGTAATTGCATCTTCAGTCACCACATCTAACAGCTTTATGGCTGCCTTTTTAAGTGTCACAGCGCCTCGATTAGGCTATTTTGAACATGATAGAATCATGGTCAACATGGTTATGAGTGGCAGACAAGTGTTACACACTATGATACAAGAACTAAATCATCGATTTTCCTATCATAGAAGGCTTCCTTTAGATGCAAAATATGTAAATTTGATGCCTTTCACATTTTGAGGTTTGATTAtttgatatagggtttatccctatATAAATATTTATGTGAGGTAATATTTATGTGCCTCACTTCACATAAAAAAGAAATATCATAGTCCATGGAAAATTAGGATTGATCATTAGGAATTTTCAACAAAAGACTCAAGTTGAGAAATAACCTCATACGCTTTCAGTTGCCCTTGATATCAATGAATCAAGCACTTTTGTTATTTTAATGTCCTTTTGTGGTTGTACATCAATTCATAGTTAATCCTTAGCTTTCCTTTTGACCCATGTCTTTTGTCTAGACCTTCTCCCTCCATTTAGAATTTTGTAAGAAAGGTTTGTTCTGCCGATAGTAGAACCTATATCGGCTGCCTGACGGTATGGTACGGTATGCAATTGTGCGATTCCGTTCTGGGTCCATACTAACACAATAGAGCCagcgagggagggagagagggagaagaaaagggaggaaaagagagagagggagaaaggatAGGACAGAGAGGGAGGGGAAGAGAGAGGCAGAGAGAGGGGGAGAcggaggaggaaagagaagaaaagagaggaaaagagagagggggaaggagggagagggaagaagggagggtgagaaagggaggggcgaggggggagagagaggccAAGATAGGGAGAGAGGGGGCTTTCGAGTCCCCATCTCCTGTTCTAATGCATTGGAGGAGATGGGGGTTTGAAAGCCACCCCcctcacactctctctctctccttagaTTGGCCTCTTCCTCTCTATCTTTTCTCCTTTTCTgctctctccctccctttctttctctttctctcctgccatccctccctttctctcttcctctctttccttctccatcTCTCCCTCCCTCGGAGGAGATGGGGCCTCAAAAaccccctctttctctccttctATTGGCCTCTCccaccctccctccctctctctctctctctctctcttcctctctttccttctccatcTCTCCCTTGCTCACCGATTTCTCGAATCAAGGAGCGGAACAATGCTAGTCTGCCCATGGTATGCCCTGAACTAGGTAGTTTGCAGCAGTAGAACATTCCTTGCTTGTAAGTACTTCCGAGTTTTTTTTGTTTTCAAGTTTGTTATTTTTACTATATTGCTTAAAGAAATTAAATGCGGTTCTGTTAACTAGTATGCATTGGTATTGGAGCAGGAGAAGGGAGGTGCAGCCTATTAagtactattttttttattttattttttgtttcaataaataattttttatcatggaATCAATGATTAAAAGGTGATTGTAGTATGTGGGCATGCTGCATAGCACATATGCAGTCCATGTACCGCACATGCAGTTTCTACTATATATCTATTATAGTAACTGCATATTGGCAATAGGGGACAACATCCATATGTGCAGTTGTGTACACCGCATTTTAAAACACTCCATGGAATCAAGGAGCTAAAGCCTTTATATGTTGTAATATAACCAACCTAAGATCCATTTTTTTATAGATGTTGTGCAAATCTATATATTTGATCTGGTTTACAGAAGTTAACTCTatgttttttcttttcctttttctttttattattttccTGGTCGATGTCATGGGAGCTTTTTCATCGCTCAATCTCATCAATTGCTACCTTTTCACTAGGCATGGAGCCATTTCAAATCCTTCTTGGTTATTTTTGTCTGTGTCTTACTaggtcattttcttcttcttctccttcttgatcCAAAAGATAGTTCTTGATGACAATATAAATGAGAAATATTGTTTAAATAAGTAAAAAAAGGGTCTAGTTTACATGTGGTGAAACTTATAGTAGTTAAGTTAAATTGCTAACGAGAATGCTGCAGCATGCATTTGGTTTCTTACTGATGGTATAACCAATCATATACTTTTTGCTACTTCATAATATTTATTCTGATGGTGCTTTCCTTATCCTAGTTATGGTTCAACATCATTAAGATACCTAGTGGAAATTGTGGaccttttatatcaaaattttcgaGTTAGATAAAGATGTCTAATACTTGATGATCACATTGTTTGGAGTCTTTGGACTTTCTTGTAGCTTGGTGTTTCTTAGGATCAACTCCAGTTTTAGCACTTAGGATTCTTATCATTTGAATTCAATTGCTAGGAAATAAAATGTGTTTTTTGGTTTCTAATCAAGCATCCTGAAAATGCCAGCTGGAATATGTTAGCTCTAAAGGCTATGACAAAGTTGGATTCAGTGGGGTACACATGTTCTGCATATAGGAGCTTTTTTCTGCAAATTTGCAGTCTACCAGCTAACAAATACTTCTTTATGGCTTTGGGCAAGCTTGATATTGCCCAACTGGTGCTAAGCTTGGTCTGCTGAAATAATATCTTAGGGACGCTTAAGATTCTGCCTAACCAGGCCATATTCTATAAGGTTCTTTCACTTTGAAATGATCTGAGATTAGTTCCATGGGTCTTGTCTGAAGCTGGCAGGATTGTAGTTTGTGCAATTTTAATAAAAACTAGATTGCCTCTGTGACAACATTTAGTGTAACTTCTTCTGCtcattctcctcttcctctctttttttctctctctatcatTTGTGCTTCTTAAATTGTTGTTTGTCTTGTCTAATATGTATAGAGAATCTTGCTATTGTGCTGGTATGTTATCTGTTACAATGATATTTCTAAGTATATGCTCAACCTCTTTGCAGATGGCTACAACTACAGCTGAGGCAGACCTGTCTCCTACACACCCTATACGATTGGGTTTGGCATTGAACTTCTCAGTTTTCTATTATGAGATCATGAACTCGCCTGAGAGGTGTGCATTTACGTTAAGTGTTCTGGTGCATTCTTATATGCCATCTTATTGTGGATATAATGTTGCATAAAAATTGGTTTTAGGGCTTGCCACCTTGCTAAACAAGCTTTTGATGAAGCAATATCTGAGCTTGATACACTGAGTGAAGAATCTTACAAGGATAGCACCCTGATCATGCAACTTTTGAGGGATAACCTGACCTTATGGACCTCTGACATACCTGAGGATGGAGGTAATAGATGACCCACTCTGAGGACATTCCATTCAAGCACAGTTTCTATTACTCTGTGAATTCTTTAGGAGTACCCTCTGTAATCTCATTTTAATTTAGGTGTAATGCTATCACACGACATGCGAAGCTAACTGTGCACTTCTAGCACAATGCTCATTTTTTCTACAATGTACTTTATATTAACTTCTCTTTATGCATTCACAGCTACAGCCTTTGTTGTGTCTGTTGGATACTTGACGATGATGCCCACTCAATTTGCAATTTTCAGTTCTTGGATTATGCATTACTTGTTTTGATATTGATTTCAGAAACAGAAATTTGATTATTTGAGATTAGGCATGTTCATGGGCCAGTCAGCCTTCCTGGTCCGCTCAAGCCCAAAGCTTTTTGGGTAGGCTTGAGCCAAGTTTGTAGGCCTGCTAGGCTTGGCCCATCCTGGAAAGCAACCCTGTTTACTTGAAATGTGATGTGTATGTTACTTTCCAAAACTCCACCCTCCTTCCCCCTCCATATTTGAGGCCCTTGAAAGTGACTTAACTGCAGCAAGCAAAAGTGTCAATCCC
Coding sequences within it:
- the LOC105047394 gene encoding 14-3-3-like protein D → MASQRERENFVYIAKLAEQAERYDEMVESMKKVAKLDVELTVEERNLLSVGYKNVIGARRASWRILSSIEQKEEAKGNENHVKKIKEYRQKVELELSNICNDIMAVIDEHLIPSSSAGESSVFYYKMKGDYYRYLAEFKSGDERKEAAEQSHKAYQMATTTAEADLSPTHPIRLGLALNFSVFYYEIMNSPERACHLAKQAFDEAISELDTLSEESYKDSTLIMQLLRDNLTLWTSDIPEDGAEDATKDGAGKANATEDAE